From Arcobacter arenosus, one genomic window encodes:
- the aspA gene encoding aspartate ammonia-lyase, producing MKKEFRIEKDFLGEKEIEKDAYYGIQTLRASENFDITHTSLSLFPTFIKSIAKVKKACALTNYELGDLTDIQKNAIIQACNEIIDGRYHDQFIVDPIQGGAGTSTNMNANEVIANRALEILGEARSTYEIIHPNNHINMSQSTNDVYPTAIKITLHELIYKLKDSLRYLRDSFDEKAIEFKDVLKMGRTQLQDAVPMTLGQEFKTYAVMVNEDINRLKDCQTLLKEVNLGATAIGTGINTKAKYQRRVISNLREVTGVDYISAGDLIEATQDTGVFVHISGVLKRVAIKISKVCNDLRLLSSGPRAGLNEINLPKMQPGSSIMPGKVNPVIPEVVNQVAFEVIGADTTISIACEGGQLQLNVFEPLVAYKLFTSINIMRRSFHTLADKCIKGITANEDVCMENILNSVTIVTCLNPILGYEKSSALAKEALATNKRIYDIILEQELFTKEELDKLLHPKNMVTNYQG from the coding sequence GTGAAAAAAGAATTCAGAATCGAAAAAGATTTTTTAGGGGAAAAAGAGATTGAAAAAGATGCTTACTATGGGATTCAAACACTAAGAGCAAGTGAAAACTTTGATATAACTCATACTAGTTTATCTTTATTTCCAACATTTATAAAATCTATAGCAAAAGTAAAAAAAGCTTGTGCCTTAACAAATTATGAGTTAGGTGATTTAACAGATATACAAAAAAATGCAATTATTCAAGCATGCAATGAGATTATTGATGGAAGATATCATGATCAATTTATTGTTGATCCTATTCAAGGTGGAGCAGGAACTTCAACAAATATGAATGCAAATGAGGTAATTGCAAATAGAGCCTTAGAGATTCTGGGGGAAGCAAGAAGTACATATGAGATTATTCATCCAAATAATCATATAAATATGTCTCAATCTACAAATGATGTTTATCCAACAGCAATTAAAATTACCCTACATGAATTAATATATAAATTAAAAGATTCACTTAGATATTTAAGAGATAGTTTTGATGAAAAGGCAATTGAGTTTAAAGATGTTCTTAAAATGGGAAGAACACAACTTCAAGATGCAGTTCCTATGACTTTAGGTCAAGAGTTTAAGACCTATGCAGTTATGGTTAACGAGGACATAAATAGATTAAAAGATTGTCAAACTTTATTAAAAGAAGTAAATCTTGGAGCAACTGCAATTGGAACAGGAATAAATACAAAAGCAAAATATCAAAGAAGAGTTATAAGTAACCTAAGAGAAGTTACTGGAGTTGATTATATTAGTGCTGGGGATTTAATTGAAGCAACACAAGATACAGGTGTATTTGTTCATATTTCAGGTGTTTTAAAAAGAGTAGCAATCAAAATTTCAAAAGTTTGTAATGACTTAAGACTTTTAAGTTCTGGTCCAAGAGCTGGATTAAATGAGATTAATCTTCCTAAAATGCAACCGGGAAGTTCAATTATGCCAGGGAAAGTAAATCCTGTAATTCCAGAAGTTGTAAATCAAGTAGCATTTGAAGTAATTGGAGCTGATACTACTATATCTATTGCTTGTGAAGGTGGACAATTACAATTAAACGTATTTGAACCTTTAGTTGCATATAAACTATTTACATCAATTAATATTATGAGAAGATCATTTCATACCCTTGCAGATAAATGTATTAAAGGGATTACGGCAAATGAAGATGTTTGTATGGAAAATATTTTAAATTCTGTTACAATAGTAACTTGTTTAAATCCAATTCTTGGATATGAAAAAAGCTCTGCATTAGCAAAAGAGGCTCTTGCAACAAATAAAAGAATATATGATATTATTTTAGAGCAAGAACTATTTACAAAAGAGGAGTTAGATAAACTTCTTCATCCAAAAAATATGGTAACAAACTATCAAGGGTAA
- a CDS encoding asparaginase domain-containing protein: MNITIINTGGTFNKRYNPIKGQLEVPSDNIALDKITQSCHNVEFEIKNIVSKDSLDMTDIDRQTITDAVIESKNEKIIIIHGTDTVDLTSAFLKEQVKNKKIVFTGAMVPMSIDEVEATMNFSMALGFLSADIKDGIYLAMHGVVVDASKLKKDKSIGKFLIQE, encoded by the coding sequence ATGAATATAACTATTATAAATACTGGTGGAACATTTAATAAAAGATATAATCCAATAAAAGGACAACTTGAAGTACCAAGTGATAATATAGCATTAGACAAGATTACACAATCTTGTCATAATGTAGAGTTTGAAATCAAAAATATTGTTTCAAAAGATAGTCTTGATATGACTGATATTGATAGACAAACTATAACTGATGCTGTAATAGAATCAAAAAATGAGAAAATTATAATAATTCATGGAACTGATACAGTTGATTTAACATCAGCATTTTTAAAAGAACAAGTAAAAAATAAGAAAATTGTTTTTACTGGAGCAATGGTTCCAATGAGTATAGATGAAGTTGAAGCAACAATGAATTTTTCAATGGCACTAGGTTTTTTAAGTGCAGATATTAAAGATGGAATTTACTTAGCTATGCATGGTGTAGTTGTTGATGCAAGTAAACTAAAAAAAGATAAATCAATTGGTAAATTTTTAATTCAAGAATAA
- a CDS encoding TolC family protein — MYKFYLYLLLLYSYGLSQTINYEDVISQTLENNNNLKLQELNIEASKLDIQKVNGFSYGKLELSHEVMRTNHPGYIFNSKLSSREASFNDFGALDFTGPSAINVIPDNLNNPEPRNNFSTKITYDIPLFTGFKLSNQEELLKIKNKAELLKLTLDKRALEFEVLKAYNAAVVAKEFIEATKQAKQAVSQFVKSANEFYNESLVTKIDTKQAKVQELKVQSKVTQAQNKFDIAIAYLRFLSSNEKLSNVKSLKLFRLNNNQELKSLYKEAIENRVDLKMLDISKDAMEKNVDLNKSSFYPNLYSHLEYGLNDDTLNFSSSKDYYMGLLGLKYTIFDTSRDADLQKSKIELNKTKLNLNQLQNAIKLELEKAFLNLKAKEKIHLEKIEAKELSFEVLEQSKLMYKNQLISMTELLKQEASYRENEAELIMANYEKSIAQARLKLALGKSLRD; from the coding sequence ATGTATAAATTTTACTTATACTTATTATTACTCTATTCATATGGTTTATCTCAAACTATAAATTATGAAGATGTAATTTCACAAACTTTAGAAAACAATAATAATCTTAAACTTCAAGAATTAAATATTGAAGCTTCTAAATTAGATATACAAAAAGTTAATGGCTTTTCTTACGGTAAACTTGAGTTAAGCCATGAAGTAATGAGAACAAATCATCCTGGATATATTTTTAATTCAAAATTATCATCTAGGGAGGCTTCTTTTAATGATTTTGGAGCTTTAGACTTTACTGGTCCTTCTGCAATTAATGTTATTCCAGATAATCTAAATAATCCAGAACCTAGAAATAATTTTTCAACAAAAATAACTTATGATATACCTCTTTTTACAGGGTTTAAACTCTCAAATCAAGAAGAGCTTTTAAAAATAAAAAATAAAGCTGAACTACTAAAACTAACACTTGATAAAAGAGCTTTAGAGTTTGAAGTTTTAAAAGCTTACAATGCAGCAGTTGTAGCAAAAGAGTTTATAGAAGCTACGAAACAAGCTAAACAAGCAGTTTCACAATTCGTAAAATCAGCAAATGAGTTTTACAATGAAAGTTTAGTTACTAAAATTGATACAAAACAAGCAAAAGTTCAAGAATTAAAAGTTCAAAGTAAAGTTACCCAAGCACAAAATAAATTTGATATTGCAATTGCATATTTAAGATTTTTGAGTTCAAATGAAAAATTATCAAATGTAAAATCTCTAAAACTTTTTAGATTAAACAATAATCAAGAACTAAAATCTTTATACAAAGAAGCAATTGAAAATAGAGTTGATTTAAAAATGCTTGATATCTCAAAAGATGCTATGGAAAAAAATGTTGATTTAAATAAATCCTCTTTTTATCCAAATTTATATTCCCATTTAGAATATGGTTTAAATGATGATACACTAAATTTTAGTTCTTCAAAAGATTATTATATGGGCTTATTAGGGCTTAAATATACAATTTTTGACACAAGTAGAGATGCAGATTTACAAAAAAGTAAAATAGAATTAAATAAAACAAAACTAAATTTAAATCAACTTCAAAATGCTATTAAATTAGAATTAGAAAAAGCTTTTTTAAATCTAAAGGCAAAGGAAAAGATACATTTAGAAAAAATTGAAGCAAAAGAGTTATCTTTTGAAGTTTTAGAGCAGTCTAAACTCATGTATAAAAACCAATTAATATCAATGACAGAACTTCTAAAACAAGAAGCATCTTACAGAGAAAATGAAGCAGAATTAATAATGGCTAATTATGAAAAATCTATAGCTCAAGCAAGATTAAAACTTGCTCTTGGAAAAAGCTTAAGGGATTAA
- a CDS encoding efflux RND transporter periplasmic adaptor subunit yields the protein MKKRSITLIIFLTSVINLNALELSGTVISDNEKIITSRYMGFIEKVYVSEGDFVKKGELLYKIDSSNIDSLKREAQLNLQIQENNYNNVKTNYERYKRLYEKDLVPKYDVEQLELKLKNIKNMISIAKAKLKEVESQYNYLKIVAPNDGLVIKKSIKSGEMAMPSSPAIILSDLNSLKIKTDISESNLRKIKIGKEVEIQIDSLNLNTKGKIASIIPNVQNMTHSFTIKISFDSKGMNIYPGMYSKIFIKVDENGKQ from the coding sequence ATGAAAAAAAGATCAATAACTTTAATAATATTTTTAACAAGTGTAATAAATTTAAATGCACTTGAATTAAGTGGTACAGTAATTTCTGATAATGAAAAAATTATCACAAGTAGATATATGGGATTTATTGAAAAAGTATATGTAAGTGAAGGAGATTTTGTAAAAAAAGGTGAACTTTTATATAAGATTGATTCTTCAAATATTGATAGTTTAAAAAGAGAAGCTCAATTAAATCTTCAAATCCAAGAAAATAATTATAACAATGTAAAAACAAATTATGAAAGATATAAAAGATTATATGAAAAAGATTTAGTTCCAAAATATGATGTTGAACAACTTGAGCTAAAACTAAAAAATATAAAAAATATGATATCAATTGCAAAAGCAAAACTAAAAGAGGTAGAATCTCAATACAATTATTTAAAAATTGTTGCTCCAAATGATGGTTTAGTTATTAAAAAAAGCATTAAAAGTGGCGAAATGGCTATGCCTTCAAGTCCAGCTATAATTCTTTCTGATTTAAATTCACTTAAAATAAAAACAGATATTAGTGAAAGTAATTTAAGAAAAATAAAAATTGGGAAAGAAGTAGAGATTCAAATTGATTCATTAAATTTAAATACAAAAGGGAAAATTGCCTCTATAATTCCAAATGTTCAAAATATGACACACTCTTTTACAATAAAAATCTCTTTTGATTCAAAGGGAATGAATATCTACCCTGGTATGTATTCAAAAATATTTATTAAAGTGGATGAGAATGGAAAACAATAA
- a CDS encoding efflux RND transporter permease subunit, with the protein MENNNLNIAGRLAQIFIDHPLTFILGTFTLILGVLSLEFMPREENPQIKVSGGAVIVALPGAKPSEIKKVIIEPLEKKIKEIKGVEHIYSYAKDSVGIVQAQYYIGEDKEESNLKLYDQIMRNIDMLPKGAMPPIVKTMDIDTDIPIATIAFYPNQNKISQTELFNEVNKIAFEINKIDQVALVDLKGEKKDQYNIEVDSSKLSAYNLSLGQIAKQIKALSLTTPNMVSDNLHDSLTVLSIKNAIETKEDLENIIISYNFNTPIYLKEVAKISRSFDIQNKKEALIFTKENTKGLNQITLTVSKLKGANSVTINEKIFKYIDSIKPELEKKNIKMVITRDDGYTANNAVNSLVQNLLISILIIAILLIFSLGFKEAMIVSLLVPSILSITLFVGFMINETINRITLFALIVSLGMLVDAAIIVIENIVRHKKEDGGKTDIKTISINATNEIGNATNIATIAIIMTFIPMFFVGGMMGQFMHPLPVFVPIALIVSLVVAYVFTPYFVKKFL; encoded by the coding sequence ATGGAAAACAATAATCTAAATATTGCAGGAAGACTTGCACAAATTTTTATTGACCACCCTTTAACTTTTATATTAGGTACATTTACTTTGATTCTTGGAGTATTATCTTTAGAATTTATGCCAAGGGAAGAAAACCCACAAATAAAAGTTAGCGGTGGAGCAGTAATTGTTGCCCTACCAGGAGCAAAACCAAGCGAGATAAAAAAAGTAATAATTGAGCCTTTAGAAAAGAAAATAAAAGAGATTAAAGGTGTTGAACATATCTATTCTTATGCAAAAGATTCAGTTGGTATAGTTCAAGCTCAATACTACATCGGTGAAGATAAAGAGGAATCAAATTTAAAACTTTATGACCAAATAATGAGAAATATAGATATGCTTCCTAAAGGGGCAATGCCACCAATTGTCAAAACTATGGATATAGATACAGATATTCCAATAGCAACTATTGCTTTTTATCCAAATCAAAATAAAATTTCTCAAACTGAACTTTTTAATGAAGTAAATAAAATAGCTTTTGAGATAAATAAGATTGATCAAGTTGCCCTTGTGGATTTAAAAGGGGAAAAGAAAGATCAATACAATATTGAAGTAGATTCTAGCAAGCTATCAGCTTATAATTTATCATTAGGACAGATTGCAAAACAAATTAAAGCTTTATCTTTAACTACCCCTAATATGGTATCAGATAACTTACATGATTCCTTAACTGTCTTAAGTATTAAAAATGCTATTGAGACAAAAGAGGATTTAGAAAATATCATTATTTCATACAACTTCAATACACCAATATATTTAAAAGAAGTTGCAAAAATCTCTAGAAGTTTTGATATACAAAATAAAAAAGAAGCACTTATTTTTACAAAAGAGAATACAAAAGGATTAAATCAAATAACATTAACGGTATCAAAACTAAAAGGTGCAAATTCAGTTACCATTAATGAAAAGATTTTTAAATATATTGATTCAATAAAACCTGAATTAGAAAAGAAAAATATAAAAATGGTAATCACAAGAGATGATGGATATACAGCCAATAATGCAGTTAACTCTTTAGTTCAAAACCTGCTTATCTCTATTTTGATTATTGCCATATTACTTATTTTTTCTTTAGGTTTTAAAGAAGCAATGATTGTATCACTTCTTGTTCCATCTATTTTATCAATTACCCTTTTTGTAGGATTTATGATTAATGAAACAATAAACAGAATCACTTTATTTGCATTAATAGTAAGTCTTGGGATGCTTGTTGATGCAGCAATTATTGTAATTGAAAATATTGTTAGACATAAAAAAGAAGATGGTGGTAAAACTGATATTAAAACTATTTCAATAAATGCTACAAACGAAATAGGAAATGCCACAAACATAGCAACAATAGCTATTATTATGACATTTATTCCAATGTTTTTTGTGGGAGGGATGATGGGACAATTTATGCACCCTCTTCCTGTATTTGTTCCTATAGCTTTAATAGTTTCACTAGTTGTAGCTTATGTTTTTACACCATATTTTGTAAAAAAATTTTTATAA
- a CDS encoding efflux RND transporter permease subunit, producing MKLEKFIYNIIESPSKSMLVYLITLALFALSIATFPTEIIKAKMLPSKDSDTFSVYVDLKDGSSTKQTKEVTSCISEKLISKEIVTNVSIFIGEGQPLDFAALVKQSALKDKESQAEIMVNIKKAHNRDIQSYNFVSEVRDELQTCSKYDANIKLIELPAGPPVLASIVAEIYGGNSFESRREFSKKVAKVLEKQETLVDVDIMADDEYSKFEIELDNNKIIKTGISLEQIKNVLYIAYEGITLSVVNESDTESQVPIFLRLDDSRVFNSNNIEDILNKLSTLKLMSKNGFLVPLSELISIKKVIKEPTLTSKNLTPMINVIAETNKDSQIYPLLDARDAFLNNFDKNYEVSKSNLLNLEFKDKNTGEKFELVWDGELKVTIDTFIDLGGAFIIALVLIFFLMVMYYKSFAISGGIVLASFISIIGVIFAHIIMDMITTDTFYLTATSLIGFIGLIGINSRNSTLIIDFSKQLVEDKGLTINQAVARATATRSKPIILTVLTMVFASSLLATDAVFGGLGVALIGGTLISYVVSMFFVPVIIRNQMKKIIKN from the coding sequence ATGAAATTAGAAAAATTTATTTATAATATTATTGAATCTCCTTCCAAATCAATGTTAGTTTATCTAATAACATTAGCACTTTTTGCCCTTTCAATTGCTACATTCCCAACTGAAATTATAAAAGCAAAAATGCTACCAAGTAAAGATTCTGACACCTTTTCTGTATATGTTGATTTAAAAGATGGAAGTTCAACAAAACAAACAAAAGAGGTTACTTCTTGTATCTCAGAAAAACTAATATCTAAAGAGATTGTGACAAATGTTTCTATATTTATTGGCGAGGGTCAACCCCTTGATTTTGCTGCATTAGTTAAACAAAGTGCCTTAAAAGACAAAGAATCCCAAGCAGAAATTATGGTAAATATTAAAAAAGCCCATAACAGAGATATTCAAAGTTATAACTTTGTTAGTGAAGTGCGGGATGAATTACAAACATGTTCTAAATATGATGCTAATATAAAATTAATTGAGCTACCTGCAGGACCACCTGTATTAGCTTCAATAGTTGCCGAAATATATGGCGGAAACTCTTTTGAAAGTAGAAGAGAATTTTCAAAAAAAGTTGCAAAAGTTTTAGAGAAACAAGAAACTTTGGTTGATGTTGATATCATGGCTGATGATGAGTATTCTAAATTCGAAATTGAATTAGATAATAATAAAATCATCAAAACAGGTATCTCTTTAGAGCAAATTAAAAATGTCCTTTATATAGCCTATGAAGGTATCACTTTATCAGTTGTTAATGAGAGTGATACAGAATCACAAGTTCCAATTTTTTTAAGATTAGATGACTCAAGGGTTTTTAATTCTAATAATATTGAAGATATTTTAAATAAACTATCTACACTTAAACTTATGAGTAAAAATGGTTTTTTAGTTCCTCTTAGTGAATTGATAAGTATAAAAAAAGTGATTAAAGAACCAACATTAACTTCAAAAAATTTAACTCCAATGATAAATGTAATCGCAGAAACAAATAAAGATAGCCAGATATACCCTTTATTAGACGCAAGAGATGCTTTTTTAAACAACTTTGATAAAAACTATGAAGTGAGTAAATCTAATCTTTTAAACCTAGAATTCAAAGATAAAAACACAGGTGAGAAGTTTGAATTAGTTTGGGATGGAGAACTTAAGGTTACCATTGATACTTTTATTGATTTAGGGGGAGCTTTTATTATCGCTTTAGTTTTAATATTCTTCCTAATGGTTATGTATTATAAATCTTTTGCAATCTCTGGTGGAATAGTGTTAGCCTCATTTATTTCAATTATTGGAGTAATATTTGCACATATAATTATGGATATGATTACAACAGATACTTTCTATTTAACTGCTACTTCACTTATAGGATTTATTGGGCTTATTGGTATTAATTCAAGAAACTCTACATTAATTATTGATTTTTCTAAACAATTAGTTGAAGATAAAGGATTAACAATAAATCAAGCAGTTGCACGTGCAACAGCAACGAGATCAAAACCAATTATTCTTACAGTTTTAACTATGGTATTTGCCTCATCTTTACTTGCAACAGATGCTGTATTTGGAGGATTAGGAGTTGCTCTTATTGGAGGAACATTAATCTCTTATGTAGTTTCAATGTTTTTTGTTCCTGTAATTATTAGAAATCAAATGAAAAAAATTATAAAAAATTAA
- a CDS encoding sensor histidine kinase, producing MQDNLSHEIFLRLNKNNNSLSSTISEKDVYSIIQEIKTYKNETTADNILENQEEFTTLFFNAPIPCFIVDDSFKIEKVNNYVEKYFKKINTKTNFTSFIPKETLETFLNWMSYKEYLINDLEINFKCYDNSTRRFQIKAINHPINKHLYFFILIDIQQQYEMKENLQHLVDKEMKKSSNQLEMLKEQSRLASMGELIEIIIHQWISPLNGIKVRTEFIKNECKKDRLDKKTIENYTQEQIDNINHLITTLKEFRDFLKPKGELQCVKLLKLITYVRMLLKDVLVKNNVILNIDIDENFYIHVHQNEFTHVFINLINNSIDAFVENKKRVRNIDIYTKKDLTGFSIVFKDNAGGVSDYTLERLFDRHYTTKKEGTGIGLYLVKNIVEKIGGEISAKNISDGLEFIIHIAD from the coding sequence ATGCAAGATAATTTAAGCCATGAAATCTTTTTAAGATTAAACAAAAATAACAACAGTTTGAGTAGTACTATAAGTGAAAAAGATGTGTATAGTATTATTCAAGAGATTAAAACATACAAAAATGAAACTACTGCAGATAATATACTTGAAAATCAAGAAGAATTTACTACACTCTTTTTCAATGCTCCAATCCCATGTTTTATAGTTGATGATAGTTTTAAAATAGAAAAAGTCAATAATTATGTTGAAAAATATTTTAAAAAAATTAATACTAAGACAAACTTTACTTCCTTTATTCCAAAGGAGACATTAGAAACTTTTCTTAATTGGATGAGCTATAAAGAGTATTTAATAAATGATTTGGAAATTAATTTTAAGTGTTATGATAATTCAACTAGAAGATTCCAAATTAAAGCAATTAATCATCCAATAAATAAACATCTTTATTTTTTTATATTAATAGATATTCAACAACAATATGAGATGAAGGAAAATCTTCAACATTTAGTTGATAAAGAGATGAAAAAAAGTTCTAACCAACTTGAAATGTTAAAAGAACAATCAAGGTTAGCTTCCATGGGAGAGTTAATTGAGATAATTATCCATCAATGGATATCCCCTTTAAATGGTATAAAAGTTAGAACTGAATTTATAAAAAATGAGTGTAAAAAAGATAGACTTGATAAAAAAACAATTGAAAACTATACCCAAGAACAAATTGACAATATTAATCATTTAATTACAACACTTAAAGAGTTTAGAGATTTTTTAAAGCCAAAAGGTGAACTTCAATGTGTAAAGCTTTTAAAATTAATTACATATGTAAGAATGCTATTAAAAGATGTTTTAGTAAAAAACAATGTAATTTTAAATATTGATATAGATGAAAACTTTTATATACATGTACATCAAAATGAGTTTACACATGTATTTATTAATTTAATAAACAACTCGATTGATGCCTTTGTGGAAAATAAAAAAAGAGTTAGAAATATAGATATATATACAAAAAAAGATTTAACTGGCTTTAGTATTGTTTTTAAAGACAATGCAGGTGGAGTAAGTGATTATACTTTAGAAAGATTATTTGATAGACATTATACTACAAAAAAGGAAGGTACAGGAATTGGCTTGTATCTAGTTAAAAATATTGTGGAGAAAATTGGGGGCGAGATAAGTGCTAAGAATATCAGCGATGGATTAGAGTTTATAATCCATATTGCTGATTAA